From Citricoccus sp. SGAir0253, a single genomic window includes:
- a CDS encoding DUF1846 domain-containing protein: MTDAPPASSPVRPVGFDREQYIELQSHHIHERRQQIGGKLYLEMGGKLFDDFHASRVLPGFTPDNKIAMLERLKDELEILVCINAKDLQRQKVRADLGIPYEDDVLRLVDVFRERGFLVEHVVLTQLEDSNHIAHAFRERLERLGLKVARHGVIPGYPQDTQRIVSEQGFGANEYSETTRDLIVVTAPGPGSGKLATCLSQVYHDHARGIASGYAKFETFPIWNLPLEHPVNLAYEAATADLDDVNLIDPFHLAAYGEQVTSYNRDVEVFPLMKALLEQLTGSSPYASPTDMGVNLAGRCIVDDDACREASRQEIIRRYYKALVDERINDLDDTVSQRVAMVMSKAGCRAEDRAVVAPALAVEEATGEPATAIELADGTIVTGKTSQLLGCSAAMLLNALKHLAGLDDAVHLLSPESIEPIQTLKTQHLGSRNPRLHTDEVLIALSVSAAHDDNARRALAQLRNLAGCDVHTTTILGTVDEDIFRNLGILVTSEPRFQRKALYRKR, encoded by the coding sequence GTGACTGACGCGCCCCCCGCCTCCTCCCCCGTCCGCCCCGTGGGCTTCGACCGCGAGCAGTACATCGAGCTGCAGTCCCACCACATCCACGAGCGCCGCCAGCAGATCGGCGGCAAGCTCTACCTGGAGATGGGCGGCAAGCTCTTCGACGACTTCCACGCCTCGCGCGTGCTCCCCGGCTTCACGCCGGACAACAAGATCGCCATGCTGGAGCGCCTCAAGGACGAGCTGGAGATCCTCGTCTGCATCAACGCCAAGGACCTGCAGCGGCAGAAGGTCCGCGCCGACCTCGGCATCCCCTACGAGGACGACGTGCTGCGGCTGGTGGACGTCTTCCGGGAGCGCGGGTTCCTCGTGGAGCACGTGGTGCTCACCCAGCTGGAGGACTCGAACCACATCGCCCACGCCTTCCGCGAGCGGCTCGAGCGGCTGGGCCTGAAGGTCGCCCGCCACGGGGTCATCCCCGGCTATCCCCAGGACACGCAGCGGATCGTCTCGGAGCAGGGCTTCGGGGCCAACGAGTACTCCGAGACCACGCGCGACCTGATCGTGGTCACGGCCCCCGGCCCCGGCTCGGGCAAGCTCGCCACGTGCCTGTCGCAGGTCTACCACGACCACGCCCGCGGCATCGCCTCGGGCTACGCCAAGTTCGAGACCTTCCCCATCTGGAACCTGCCGCTCGAGCACCCCGTGAACCTGGCCTACGAGGCCGCCACCGCGGACCTGGACGACGTCAACCTCATCGACCCGTTCCACCTGGCGGCCTACGGCGAGCAGGTCACCAGCTACAACCGGGACGTCGAGGTCTTCCCGCTGATGAAGGCCCTGCTGGAGCAGCTGACCGGCTCCTCCCCCTACGCCTCGCCCACGGACATGGGCGTGAACCTCGCCGGGCGCTGCATCGTGGACGACGACGCCTGCCGCGAGGCCTCCCGGCAGGAGATCATCCGGCGGTACTACAAGGCGCTCGTGGACGAGCGGATCAACGACCTGGACGACACGGTCTCCCAGCGGGTGGCCATGGTGATGTCCAAGGCGGGCTGCCGCGCCGAGGACCGCGCCGTCGTCGCCCCCGCCCTGGCCGTGGAGGAGGCCACGGGGGAGCCGGCCACGGCGATCGAGCTGGCCGACGGCACGATCGTCACGGGCAAGACCTCGCAGCTGCTGGGCTGCTCGGCGGCCATGCTGCTCAACGCGCTCAAGCACCTGGCCGGGCTCGACGACGCGGTGCACCTGCTCTCCCCCGAGTCCATCGAGCCGATCCAGACGCTCAAGACCCAGCACCTGGGCTCGCGCAACCCACGGCTGCACACGGACGAGGTGCTGATCGCCCTGTCCGTCTCGGCCGCGCACGACGACAACGCCCGCCGCGCCCTGGCCCAGCTGCGCAACCTGGCCGGCTGCGACGTGCACACCACCACCATCCTGGGCACCGTGGACGAGGACATCTTCCGCAACCTCGGCATCCTCGTCACCTCGGAGCCGCGGTTCCAGCGCAAGGCCCTGTACCGCAAGCGGTAG
- the ykgO gene encoding type B 50S ribosomal protein L36, protein MKVRASLRSLKNQPGAQVVKRRGRVYVINKLNPRFKGRQG, encoded by the coding sequence GTGAAGGTCCGAGCATCACTGAGGTCACTGAAGAACCAGCCCGGGGCGCAGGTGGTGAAGCGCCGCGGGCGCGTCTACGTCATCAACAAGTTGAACCCGCGGTTCAAGGGACGCCAGGGGTAG
- a CDS encoding flavin reductase family protein has protein sequence MDTQPRRRTEFDPAALGDRETTLLVKSILVPRPIAWVGSLSAGGTANLAPHSFFTMASEEPPVVLFSSTGRKDSLNNIEATGEFTISLVSRSQFEQANQSSAPYDPQVSEFAAAGIEAEDSVVVAPPRVAGSPAVMECRLERVVPVGSSFLVLGTVVHVSVDSDTLHTDARGRSLPEAKRLDPLARLGRNEWGTLGEVLAIDRPRTG, from the coding sequence ATGGACACGCAACCGCGCCGGCGCACCGAGTTCGACCCCGCCGCCCTGGGGGACCGCGAGACCACCCTGCTGGTGAAGTCGATCCTGGTCCCCCGCCCCATCGCCTGGGTGGGCTCGCTGTCCGCCGGGGGCACGGCCAACCTCGCCCCGCACTCCTTCTTCACCATGGCCTCGGAGGAACCGCCGGTCGTGCTGTTCTCCTCCACCGGACGCAAGGACTCGCTGAACAACATCGAGGCGACCGGGGAGTTCACGATCTCGCTCGTCTCCCGGTCCCAGTTCGAGCAGGCCAACCAGTCCTCGGCGCCCTATGACCCGCAGGTCAGCGAGTTCGCGGCCGCCGGGATCGAGGCCGAGGACTCGGTGGTGGTGGCCCCGCCGCGCGTGGCCGGCTCCCCGGCGGTCATGGAGTGCCGGCTGGAGCGCGTGGTGCCGGTGGGCTCGAGCTTCCTGGTGCTCGGGACGGTCGTGCACGTCTCGGTGGACTCGGACACCCTGCACACGGACGCGCGCGGGCGATCCCTGCCCGAGGCGAAGCGGCTGGACCCGCTGGCCCGGCTCGGCCGCAACGAGTGGGGCACGCTCGGCGAGGTACTGGCGATCGACCGGCCGCGGACGGGCTGA
- a CDS encoding GTP-binding protein, producing MNDVDVLAVVGTCGPERSRHALRLAAVADRTLVPAWRLRLAPDPVDEALALAPWADRPAGAVVEFPADTRVLELIGAMTAPGSRTRLSGLVCVADAMHLLDDLRRDGYAARPRTTAPGEDAGAATEYMAHALLTVTQLEYASMIVLVNWENLATPNLAALMALVSHLSPHARLRLDHGPLAVPDRDEAYTATQERAGWVAVLNGEHAPHMTDPRVGKLHYEQVRPFHPGRLERFLDDRVDTGEFGTVLRSAGFCRLASRPGVVAAWSHVGHMLSLEPLAADGALAEDEEVLAVGQDLAFFGLDLRADALRTALDEACLADAELAAGPAAWRTYPDPFPAWAHAGPEGN from the coding sequence ATGAACGACGTCGATGTGCTGGCCGTGGTCGGCACCTGCGGTCCGGAGCGCTCCCGGCACGCCCTGCGGCTGGCCGCCGTGGCCGACCGGACGCTGGTCCCCGCGTGGCGGCTGCGACTGGCCCCGGACCCGGTGGACGAGGCCCTGGCGCTGGCGCCCTGGGCGGACCGCCCGGCGGGCGCGGTGGTGGAGTTCCCGGCAGACACGCGCGTCCTCGAGCTCATCGGCGCCATGACCGCCCCCGGCAGCCGGACGAGGCTGTCCGGCCTGGTCTGCGTGGCGGACGCGATGCACCTGCTGGACGACCTGCGCCGCGACGGCTACGCCGCACGCCCGCGGACCACGGCCCCGGGAGAGGACGCCGGAGCCGCGACGGAGTACATGGCCCACGCGCTGCTGACGGTGACGCAGCTCGAGTACGCGTCGATGATCGTGCTGGTCAACTGGGAGAACCTCGCCACGCCCAACCTCGCGGCCCTGATGGCACTAGTGAGCCACCTGAGCCCGCACGCCCGGCTCCGCCTGGACCACGGCCCCCTGGCCGTGCCCGACCGGGACGAGGCCTACACGGCCACCCAGGAGCGGGCCGGGTGGGTCGCCGTCCTCAACGGCGAGCACGCCCCGCACATGACGGACCCCCGGGTCGGCAAGCTGCACTACGAGCAGGTGCGCCCGTTCCACCCCGGCCGGCTCGAGCGGTTCCTCGACGACCGCGTGGACACCGGGGAGTTCGGCACCGTCCTGCGCTCGGCCGGGTTCTGCCGGCTCGCCTCCCGGCCCGGGGTGGTGGCCGCCTGGAGCCACGTGGGCCACATGCTCTCGCTCGAGCCGCTCGCGGCGGACGGGGCGCTCGCCGAGGACGAGGAGGTCCTCGCCGTCGGGCAGGACCTGGCGTTCTTCGGCCTCGACCTGCGGGCGGACGCCCTGCGCACCGCCCTGGACGAGGCCTGCCTGGCCGACGCCGAGCTGGCCGCCGGTCCGGCGGCGTGGAGGACGTACCCGGATCCGTTCCCCGCGTGGGCCCACGCCGGGCCCGAGGGCAACTGA